The following coding sequences are from one Chloroflexota bacterium window:
- a CDS encoding ABC transporter permease, which translates to MANSMIRKSAPNQVGFSAKARQWVTAVFVVVGLVAAFLIFNAVIGGKCDSHCVIGMLNQTLRYAAPVALAAFCGIMCERAAVVNIGIEGMMLMGAMVAYAANLFSFVAMKSAGLDPATAGEVSRVLALVAAIAASGLLALLHAFVSIRFRADQIISGTVINILAIGITGYFYRQFLSQDIPAGPGTFPPFDIPLLAQIPVIGAIFFSGQKPIVYLMLILTVAIHFVLFYTPWGLRTRAVGENPRAADTLGIDVYRVRYINVFVGGLIAGLGGAWFTLEAVDVFNPLMTNGLGFIGLAAMIFGSWAPIGAWVGALIFGLGSTVTTTISIFRPDIPSQLPQMLPYILTMIVLAGFVGRAVPPAADGQPYEKQ; encoded by the coding sequence ATGGCGAATTCGATGATCAGAAAATCTGCGCCCAATCAAGTGGGATTCTCGGCGAAGGCGCGTCAATGGGTGACAGCGGTGTTCGTTGTCGTGGGACTTGTCGCGGCGTTCCTGATTTTCAATGCGGTGATCGGCGGCAAGTGCGATTCGCACTGCGTGATCGGCATGTTGAATCAAACGTTGCGCTATGCCGCGCCGGTCGCGCTCGCCGCGTTCTGCGGCATTATGTGCGAACGCGCGGCGGTCGTCAACATCGGCATCGAAGGGATGATGTTGATGGGCGCGATGGTCGCGTACGCGGCGAATCTTTTTTCGTTCGTCGCGATGAAGAGCGCGGGACTCGATCCGGCAACCGCGGGCGAGGTGAGCCGCGTGCTCGCGCTCGTCGCGGCGATTGCGGCGAGCGGGTTGCTGGCGCTCTTGCACGCGTTCGTCTCGATTCGTTTTCGCGCGGATCAAATCATCAGCGGCACCGTCATCAACATTCTCGCGATTGGTATCACCGGCTATTTCTATCGCCAGTTCCTCTCGCAGGACATTCCGGCGGGACCCGGCACGTTTCCGCCGTTCGATATTCCGCTTCTCGCGCAAATCCCGGTCATCGGCGCGATTTTCTTTAGCGGGCAAAAGCCCATCGTTTACTTGATGCTGATCCTGACGGTCGCGATTCATTTCGTCTTGTTCTACACGCCCTGGGGCTTGCGAACGCGCGCGGTCGGCGAGAATCCGCGCGCGGCGGATACGCTCGGCATTGACGTGTACCGTGTGCGGTACATCAACGTGTTTGTCGGTGGCTTGATCGCGGGCTTGGGCGGTGCGTGGTTCACGCTCGAAGCGGTGGACGTGTTCAATCCGTTGATGACGAACGGGCTGGGTTTCATCGGACTCGCCGCGATGATTTTTGGCAGTTGGGCGCCGATTGGCGCGTGGGTCGGCGCGCTGATCTTCGGTCTCGGCAGTACGGTCACAACGACGATCAGCATTTTCCGCCCGGACATTCCGTCGCAGTTGCCGCAAATGTTGCCGTACATTTTGACGATGATCGTGCTCGCCGGGTTTGTTGGGCGCGCGGTACCGCCGGCGGCGGATGGACAGCCGTATGAAAAGCAGTGA
- a CDS encoding SUMF1/EgtB/PvdO family nonheme iron enzyme — translation MRAFGLTDELRPALAAFLYELRSHFAQIKQYEPLMQFALDLRAQKKRDETNAWLAAMAGAQGILATSDDAQALKDYLAHVREKRTYLSFLFVRPRSREATTEAELEAVFVPLQVQDPEQEEKMRRKSSDLSGLKDLTGLEREKPSTINDILPRYDCLLLKGAPGSGKTTLLRHLALAFANGDAREKLAWQGEPLLPILVPLRNFGAYLDAHRKEFPDPAPMSLLTYIQQHFGQNALAQLSAFFRDREGGKDASDTWARRFLVVAHQRSGLYVEGAPNLYNFSHSNFREYLAATELVKELDSDLVRIVLEHVGDAWWEETILLAMALKELGDPRRKLVMDELLARGHLLMAGKCAVDMSDRLPAPLRQEITDKLLAQMQALRAPIKTRASAGEALDALGWLPPDLDTFVHIPAGETTFNDERVRVPEFFVAKYPVTNYQFQKFIDAGGYENETYWRDQRGVDEKGREQNLKDEAWKWLQERGGVERRPFYWDNPRFHRAGYPVIGVTWYEASAYCKWLTEQIANGGLLMADSQWQSVNPLLLSAIRNQPSALVFRLPTELEWVRAAGGDANNRYPWQSPTPPQPSPLQGEGEGGVIARANVKESDLGGTTPVAMYPDGARVTEGGERIFDLAGNVWEWTSNTFEKSYRGAWMRGGSWAWNADPASVSSRIDLNRHSDYHNYGLRVFAQ, via the coding sequence TTGCGCGCGTTCGGTCTCACCGACGAACTGCGTCCCGCGCTTGCCGCGTTTCTCTACGAACTCCGTTCGCATTTCGCGCAGATCAAACAGTACGAGCCGTTGATGCAATTCGCGCTTGATTTACGCGCACAGAAAAAACGCGATGAAACGAACGCGTGGCTCGCGGCGATGGCCGGCGCGCAAGGCATTCTCGCGACGAGCGACGACGCGCAAGCGTTGAAGGATTACCTCGCGCACGTCCGCGAAAAACGTACCTACCTCTCGTTCCTCTTTGTTCGCCCGCGCTCGCGTGAAGCGACGACCGAAGCCGAACTCGAAGCGGTGTTCGTGCCGCTTCAAGTGCAAGACCCGGAACAAGAAGAAAAAATGCGGCGCAAATCGTCAGACCTGTCAGGTCTCAAAGACCTGACAGGTCTCGAGCGCGAGAAACCGTCAACGATCAACGACATTCTGCCGCGCTACGATTGCCTCTTGCTCAAAGGCGCGCCCGGTTCCGGCAAGACGACACTGTTGCGTCACCTTGCGCTCGCGTTTGCGAATGGCGACGCGCGCGAAAAACTCGCGTGGCAGGGCGAGCCGCTTTTGCCGATTCTCGTGCCGCTCCGCAACTTTGGCGCGTACCTTGACGCGCATCGCAAAGAATTTCCCGACCCCGCGCCCATGTCTCTGCTGACCTACATCCAGCAACACTTTGGGCAGAACGCGCTCGCACAACTCTCCGCGTTTTTCCGCGACCGCGAGGGCGGCAAGGACGCGTCGGACACCTGGGCGCGGCGGTTCCTCGTCGTCGCGCATCAACGCAGCGGCTTGTACGTCGAGGGTGCGCCGAACCTCTACAACTTTTCGCACTCGAACTTTCGAGAGTATCTTGCCGCGACCGAACTCGTCAAGGAACTCGATAGCGATCTCGTCCGCATCGTGTTGGAACACGTGGGCGACGCGTGGTGGGAAGAAACGATTTTGCTCGCGATGGCGTTGAAGGAACTGGGCGACCCGCGCCGCAAGTTGGTGATGGACGAATTGTTGGCGCGCGGACATTTATTGATGGCGGGCAAGTGCGCGGTGGATATGAGCGACCGCCTGCCTGCGCCATTGCGCCAGGAGATCACGGATAAATTGCTCGCGCAGATGCAGGCGTTGCGCGCGCCGATCAAAACCCGCGCGTCCGCCGGCGAAGCGCTCGACGCGCTTGGCTGGCTTCCCCCCGACCTCGACACGTTCGTCCACATTCCTGCTGGTGAAACGACATTCAACGACGAGCGCGTGCGCGTGCCGGAATTTTTCGTCGCCAAATATCCGGTTACCAATTACCAATTCCAAAAATTTATTGACGCCGGCGGCTACGAAAACGAAACCTACTGGCGCGATCAACGCGGCGTGGACGAAAAGGGGCGCGAACAAAACTTGAAAGACGAAGCGTGGAAGTGGTTGCAAGAACGCGGCGGTGTGGAACGCCGACCGTTTTACTGGGACAATCCGCGCTTTCACCGCGCCGGCTATCCGGTGATTGGCGTGACATGGTACGAGGCGAGCGCGTACTGCAAGTGGCTGACGGAGCAAATCGCGAATGGTGGATTGCTGATGGCAGATAGTCAGTGGCAATCGGTCAACCCGCTTTTGCTTTCTGCTATTCGCAATCAGCCATCTGCGCTTGTTTTCCGTTTGCCCACCGAACTGGAGTGGGTGCGTGCAGCGGGTGGCGACGCGAATAATCGGTATCCCTGGCAATCCCCAACCCCACCCCAGCCCTCCCCTTTGCAAGGGGAGGGTGAGGGAGGGGTGATTGCGCGCGCGAATGTGAAGGAGAGCGACCTGGGTGGCACAACGCCGGTCGCAATGTACCCCGACGGCGCGCGCGTAACGGAAGGAGGTGAACGCATATTTGATCTAGCCGGAAATGTCTGGGAGTGGACAAGCAACACTTTTGAAAAATCGTACCGAGGCGCGTGGATGCGCGGTGGATCGTGGGCTTGGAACGCAGACCCCGCTTCCGTCTCGTCGCGCATCGACCTCAACCGCCACTCCGACTACCACAACTACGGTTTGCGCGTGTTCGCCCAGTAA
- a CDS encoding nucleotidyltransferase domain-containing protein, whose translation MKTYKHLYEQIATFENLLRAFDKAKRHKRMKRHVAEFELNLEHNLLELEPEESWRLFGFWLPRVTIHATIPTMKDEKFAEYLPGIRRRWNAERDAWAQRRAHAWHGARRAAEVLRQFGATRVIAFGSLTRTGMFDARSDIDLAVQAISPDQFWDAYVQAAMVVGDFEFDLVDLDHCVAHLRDEILQNGVPL comes from the coding sequence ATGAAAACCTACAAACATCTCTACGAACAAATCGCGACGTTCGAAAATCTGCTGCGCGCGTTCGACAAGGCGAAACGGCACAAGCGGATGAAACGACACGTCGCGGAATTCGAGCTGAACCTCGAACACAACCTGCTCGAACTGGAACCCGAAGAGTCTTGGAGACTCTTCGGGTTTTGGTTGCCGCGCGTCACGATTCATGCTACAATACCGACGATGAAAGACGAAAAATTTGCCGAGTACTTGCCGGGTATTCGCCGACGATGGAACGCCGAACGCGACGCGTGGGCACAGCGACGCGCCCACGCGTGGCATGGCGCGCGTCGCGCGGCGGAGGTGTTGCGTCAATTTGGCGCGACGCGCGTCATCGCATTCGGCTCGCTCACGCGCACTGGCATGTTCGACGCGCGCTCGGACATTGATCTCGCGGTGCAAGCCATTTCTCCCGATCAGTTTTGGGATGCCTATGTCCAAGCCGCAATGGTCGTCGGCGATTTTGAATTTGACCTGGTTGATCTTGATCACTGTGTCGCTCATCTGCGCGATGAGATTCTACAAAACGGAGTGCCGCTATGA
- a CDS encoding C39 family peptidase, which yields MIDFIFPTTARAVLRAVLIGAGIGTAIAALIVFAFANALPDLVVEKYHSLRYRVAEYLPQPTIPAFVPTPLATAESTNQPTTQQPHDPATQRSNDPTTQRPNHPIATLSPTRRPTSQRSNHQTIQPTVMLRGFKHDYQRWNNCGPTTLGMMLSYFGRADTQAEIAAFTKPNYDDRNVRPDELSAYVDRTGLHAIIRVNGTLDELKTFLSNGIPVIVETALVKQPQGWMGHYRLLSGYDAKQFSTLDSYDGPSVKITFDDLDKDWRAFNRLYLVVYTEDQAARVRAIIGEAMDDRAMYTQAVTRAREEIAANPQDAFAQFNLGMSLVGLKRYAEAAAAFDKARNLGLPWRMLWYQFGPYEAYLQTKRYDEVYGLANALLAGFDGLEESHYYKGLALRAQGRADDARAEFQIALKYNKNYRDAQRALKDR from the coding sequence ATGATTGATTTCATTTTTCCCACAACGGCGCGGGCAGTTCTCCGCGCTGTTTTGATTGGCGCAGGAATCGGTACTGCCATTGCCGCGCTCATCGTGTTCGCGTTCGCTAACGCGTTGCCCGATCTCGTCGTCGAAAAATATCACTCGCTCCGTTATCGCGTCGCCGAGTACTTGCCCCAGCCCACGATCCCCGCGTTCGTGCCCACGCCGCTTGCAACCGCCGAATCAACTAACCAACCAACAACCCAACAACCCCACGATCCAGCGACCCAACGATCCAACGACCCAACGACCCAACGACCTAACCACCCAATTGCTACCCTGTCACCGACTCGTCGCCCAACTAGTCAACGCTCCAACCATCAAACCATCCAACCGACCGTGATGTTACGCGGTTTCAAACACGATTACCAACGTTGGAACAATTGTGGTCCGACGACGCTGGGAATGATGCTGAGTTATTTCGGTCGCGCGGATACGCAAGCCGAGATTGCCGCGTTCACGAAACCGAATTACGACGACCGCAACGTGCGCCCCGACGAACTGTCCGCGTATGTGGATCGCACTGGTCTGCACGCGATCATTCGCGTCAATGGCACGCTCGATGAACTCAAAACATTTTTGTCGAACGGCATCCCGGTGATCGTCGAGACTGCGCTCGTCAAACAGCCGCAAGGATGGATGGGGCACTATCGTTTGTTGAGCGGGTACGACGCCAAACAATTTTCGACGCTCGATTCGTACGATGGACCGAGCGTCAAGATCACGTTCGACGATCTCGACAAGGATTGGCGCGCGTTCAACCGGCTCTATCTCGTCGTCTACACCGAGGACCAAGCCGCGCGCGTGCGCGCCATCATCGGCGAGGCGATGGATGACCGCGCGATGTACACGCAAGCCGTAACGCGCGCGCGTGAAGAGATTGCGGCGAATCCACAAGACGCGTTCGCGCAGTTCAACCTGGGAATGAGTTTGGTCGGCTTGAAGCGTTACGCCGAAGCCGCCGCCGCGTTCGACAAAGCGCGCAACCTGGGATTGCCGTGGCGCATGTTATGGTACCAGTTCGGTCCGTACGAGGCGTACTTGCAGACCAAACGGTACGACGAAGTGTACGGTCTTGCCAACGCGTTGCTCGCCGGGTTCGATGGTTTGGAAGAGTCGCACTATTACAAAGGACTCGCGCTCCGCGCCCAAGGTCGCGCCGACGACGCGCGCGCCGAGTTCCAAATCGCGCTCAAGTACAACAAAAACTATCGCGATGCCCAACGCGCGTTGAAAGACCGCTGA
- the murJ gene encoding murein biosynthesis integral membrane protein MurJ: MRLFSDRRLLISSAIVASGFAASKILGLLREIIIARAFGTGGDLDAFFAATSFADLLFAVVAGGSLASVFIPVFSGYLVRDQAARAAGWRFASAVVTDVFLVVASLSALGMVFAPEIVGGILAPGFSPAQRALTAELLRLVLISTSIFGVSGTLTGILHAHQHFALPAIAPSLYNFGIIAGAMWLAPQFGILGVAYGVVAGSAAHFLVQVPALIYFRAHYTPTLGARDSGVGRLLALLGPRLVTMLVVRATWLMMTNLASRLGEGSVSALSYAYSLWQFPESLIGTAIALAVFPRLARHVAANEFAQLRATYTRTLALILGLAIPAMLALVVFARPIVALLFARGAFGAASTELVATVLQIYALAIVGESALELTARVFYAQHDARTPMFVALVAMLVRAGLMVWWSGTWGAPGLALAYAVGVAIEGGALGWLARARWDRDPMKRPAE; this comes from the coding sequence ATGCGACTATTCTCCGACCGCCGCTTACTCATCTCCTCCGCCATCGTCGCGAGCGGATTCGCCGCGAGCAAAATCCTGGGTCTGCTCCGCGAAATCATCATCGCGCGCGCGTTCGGCACGGGCGGCGACCTCGACGCGTTCTTCGCCGCGACCTCATTCGCCGATCTGTTGTTCGCGGTTGTCGCGGGCGGGTCGCTCGCGTCCGTGTTCATCCCCGTGTTCAGCGGCTACCTCGTGCGCGATCAAGCCGCGCGCGCGGCGGGCTGGCGTTTCGCAAGCGCAGTCGTCACCGATGTGTTTCTCGTCGTCGCGAGTTTGTCCGCACTTGGCATGGTATTTGCGCCGGAAATCGTCGGCGGAATTCTCGCGCCTGGTTTTTCGCCGGCGCAACGCGCGCTCACCGCCGAATTGTTGCGACTCGTGTTGATCTCGACCTCGATTTTTGGCGTCAGCGGCACACTCACCGGGATTCTGCATGCGCATCAACATTTCGCGCTGCCCGCAATCGCGCCGTCGCTTTATAATTTCGGCATCATCGCCGGCGCGATGTGGCTCGCGCCGCAGTTTGGCATCCTAGGCGTCGCGTACGGTGTTGTCGCCGGGAGCGCGGCGCATTTCCTCGTCCAGGTTCCCGCTCTGATCTATTTTCGCGCGCACTACACGCCGACGCTTGGCGCGCGCGATTCAGGCGTCGGTCGCTTGCTGGCATTACTCGGTCCGCGTCTCGTGACGATGCTCGTTGTGCGCGCCACGTGGTTAATGATGACGAATCTCGCGTCGCGTCTGGGTGAGGGGAGCGTCAGCGCGTTGAGTTACGCGTACTCGCTATGGCAATTTCCCGAATCGCTGATCGGTACGGCGATTGCGCTCGCGGTCTTTCCGCGTCTCGCGCGCCACGTCGCGGCAAACGAATTCGCGCAACTGCGTGCGACGTACACGCGCACACTCGCGCTGATTCTCGGTTTGGCGATTCCCGCGATGCTCGCGCTCGTCGTGTTCGCGCGTCCCATCGTCGCGTTGTTGTTCGCGCGCGGCGCGTTCGGCGCGGCGTCAACCGAGCTGGTCGCGACAGTGTTGCAAATCTACGCGCTCGCGATTGTCGGCGAGTCCGCGCTCGAATTGACCGCACGCGTGTTTTACGCGCAACACGACGCGCGCACGCCGATGTTCGTCGCGCTCGTCGCGATGTTGGTGCGCGCCGGGTTGATGGTGTGGTGGAGTGGTACGTGGGGTGCGCCCGGACTCGCGCTCGCGTACGCGGTCGGGGTTGCCATCGAAGGTGGCGCACTGGGTTGGCTCGCGCGTGCGCGATGGGATCGCGATCCAATGAAAAGACCTGCCGAGTGA
- a CDS encoding radical SAM protein produces MDPNDTDFRSPIVFTAETNTRDEDCACPDGALALTFDEDECADLENDCACPDTPRLSSPTWKPAQNFVRSSNTHIADLPLGFKLVYSPYAPLGPSVLNPTAWSRWQSFTDPQPLTQPVDRTFATQRLILPRGNKPIARDSKPETLTCWLHITNACNLDCPYCYVRKSSARMSEEIGLRAVERIFRTAQAHHFSRVKLKYAGGEPTLHFQLIRRLVEHARQISDETGIGLRQVVLSNGTRIKPEDADWFANTGVKLMISLDGVGEMHNRLRAFKDGRDSFGIIQDTVDRVLLPRQIRPDITITVTRVNAAGAADAVQWALERDLPVSLNFYRQNILSTSRQELALEESAIIEGMLAAYAVFESRLPTRPFFNGLLDRVQAEAHTHTCGVGFAYLVISHDGKLAQCQMHLDKPASDTLDGSLLNRVSSGAIRNVAVDEKVGCRDCAYRYRCAGGCPLETFRATGRWDVSSPNCRIYQTLFPAALRLEGLRLLKQNGCVS; encoded by the coding sequence ATGGATCCGAATGATACTGACTTTAGGTCTCCCATCGTCTTCACTGCCGAGACGAATACGCGCGATGAAGACTGCGCCTGCCCGGATGGAGCGCTCGCACTCACTTTTGATGAAGACGAATGCGCTGATCTTGAAAATGATTGTGCTTGCCCAGACACACCGCGTCTTTCCTCGCCGACGTGGAAACCAGCCCAGAATTTTGTTCGCTCATCCAACACGCATATCGCCGATCTTCCACTCGGATTTAAACTGGTTTACAGTCCGTACGCGCCGCTCGGTCCAAGTGTGTTGAATCCAACGGCTTGGTCGCGCTGGCAGTCATTTACTGATCCCCAACCACTGACCCAACCAGTGGATCGAACCTTTGCTACACAACGTCTGATCCTGCCACGCGGCAACAAACCTATCGCGCGCGATTCAAAGCCCGAAACGTTGACCTGCTGGCTTCACATCACCAATGCTTGCAACCTCGACTGTCCATATTGCTACGTCCGAAAATCATCGGCGCGGATGAGCGAAGAAATCGGTTTGCGCGCGGTCGAGCGCATTTTCCGGACGGCGCAAGCGCATCATTTTTCGCGCGTCAAACTCAAGTACGCCGGCGGTGAGCCGACCTTGCATTTCCAACTCATTCGTCGTCTGGTCGAACATGCGCGACAAATTTCGGACGAAACGGGAATCGGATTGCGGCAAGTAGTCTTGAGCAACGGAACACGCATCAAACCGGAAGATGCCGATTGGTTCGCCAACACCGGCGTCAAGCTGATGATCTCGCTTGATGGGGTAGGCGAAATGCACAACCGCTTGCGCGCGTTCAAAGATGGACGTGATTCTTTCGGCATCATCCAAGACACGGTTGATCGAGTACTGTTGCCGCGCCAAATTCGTCCCGACATCACGATCACCGTCACGCGCGTCAACGCGGCGGGCGCGGCGGATGCCGTGCAATGGGCATTAGAACGCGATTTGCCGGTCAGTCTGAATTTTTATCGCCAGAACATCCTGTCCACGTCGCGACAAGAACTCGCGCTGGAGGAATCGGCGATCATCGAAGGGATGCTCGCGGCATATGCCGTCTTCGAGTCGCGTCTGCCGACGCGTCCGTTCTTCAACGGGTTGCTCGATCGCGTCCAAGCTGAAGCACACACGCACACGTGCGGAGTCGGGTTCGCCTATCTGGTGATTTCGCATGATGGAAAACTCGCGCAGTGCCAAATGCACTTGGACAAACCGGCGAGCGACACACTCGACGGATCGTTGCTGAATCGCGTGTCAAGTGGTGCGATTCGAAACGTCGCCGTTGACGAAAAAGTGGGTTGTCGCGATTGCGCCTATCGCTATCGTTGCGCGGGCGGCTGTCCCCTCGAAACCTTTCGCGCGACGGGACGTTGGGATGTATCCAGCCCCAATTGCCGGATTTACCAAACACTGTTTCCAGCGGCGCTTCGGCTCGAAGGACTACGCTTGCTCAAGCAAAACGGCTGTGTCAGTTAG